GGGGCTTAAGGAAAGCCTAAGCAATGTCGGTACAAGTGAAAGATATGGTGCTGGACAAGCTGGCCGTCGGGCCGGTGTCGGCGCGTGTCTATCAGGGTGCCGAATATGGCAAGGGGCCACCGGTCGTGTTGTTCTTTCACGCAGGTGCCTTCATGGCGTCCGGCGTGGTGGACAGTTCGGTTGCGGCATGTCTGGCGAGGACCGGTGCTATCGTGGTGGTGCCGGACTACAACGCGCCGCTCGGGCCGGTCTTCCCCAGTCCGCTTGAGGTGGGTTTTTCGATTTTCTCCTATCTCGCCAACAAGCGTGCCGGGCTTGGCGACCGTAAATCGCTGCTGTTGCTGGCAGGCGTTGAGGCGGGTGGTAATATTGCCGCCAGCGTCGCGCTGAAGGCACGGGATCATTTCGCCAACGAACTCGACGGCCAGATCCTGCTGTCGCCGCTGCTCGACCCATTCATGGGGACGGCTTCCATCCGTGAAGCGGAAGCCATCGGCATGCGGGAGCGCTGGGCGGAAGGCTGGAGCCGCTATCTCAGTGGTGGCGGATGCCATCCCTATGCCGCACCTTGTCTCTGTTCGCGCCTTGCAGGCGTCGCGCCTGCTTTGGTTTTGAGCGCAGAGGACGATCCACTGCGTGATGAAAGTCTTGCGTTCGCGCAAAGCCTGAAACAGGCAGGCGTTAAAACCTGTAGCCAGATCCTGCCTTCGGGGAAGGGCTGGTCATCCATCTATGGCAGTCAACAGAGCCATGCATCGACATGGGAGCCTGAGCTTGAAAGCCAGTTCGAGGACTTCGTTAAACAGATCAGCATTCGCTAGAATGTCGTGAAACCTGAATGAACAATGGCGGCCTGTGGGGGCCGCAAGGAGATTGCCAATGTCATCCAGAAAACAACGCTGGGCCCTTATGGGCGCCGGCCTGGGCCTTGTTGTGTCCATTTCAGCCGTATCCGTGGTTCTTCAATTGCCGATGAGTGCTGCTGCAACGGCGGCCTCGGCGGCCGCACCGGCTCCTGCCGTGCCGGTCACGGTTTCCAAGGTTTCCAGCCGGAATTTCACCCATTGGGAGCTGTTTTCCGGCCGTCTCGAGGCCGTTGAACGGGTCGATGTGCGGCCACGGGTCGGCGGAGCCATCCAATCCGTCCATTTTCGTGAGGGCGCGTTGGTCAAGGCAGGCGATTTGCTGTTCACTATCGATCCCGCTCCTTATCAGGCCGCTGTCGATCAGGCGGAAGGCCAGTTCGCTTCAGCCGAAGCCAAAGTCGATCTTGCCAGGATCGAATTGGATCGCGGCTTGAAACTATCGGGCAACAGCACGATTTCGCAAAGCGATATGGATCAGCGCCGCAATAGCTTTACCCAGGCTCAAGCTGCCATGGGAACCGCCAGAGCCCAGCTGCAATCGGCTCAATTGGAGCTGGATTATACCCAGGTGCGCGCCCCGGTATCCGGTCGCGTTGGTAAGCTTGAGGTTACAGCTGGCAATCTGGTGGCCTCGGGGTCGTCTTCTTCCGTCTTGACCACACTGGTGTCTGTCGATCCGATCTATGCCAGCTTCAATGTCAGCGAGCAGTTGGTGGCCAAGGCTCTGTCGCAGCTCCCACAAACTGGAGCCGCCTTGGCCGACATCGACCGTATCCCTGTCGAAATCGGCACGTTGGCCGATGACGGCACGCCGATCAAAGGCAAGCTGCAATTGATCAATAACCAGGTCGATGCGGCCAGCGGGACGATTGGGGTGCGGGCCGTGTTCGACAATCCGGGCGGCAGGCTTATTCCTGGCCAGTTTGTGCGGGTGCGCATGGGACAACCAGTGCCGGAAAACAAGATCCTGGTCAGCGAACGGGCGATTGGCACCGATCAGGACAAGAAATTCGTTTTCGTTGTCGATGGCGATAACAAGGTCAATTACCGCCAGATCCAGCTGGGCGCCGTGGCCGAAGGCCAGCGTGTGGTGGAAAGCGGGCTTACTGCTGGCGATACGATCGTCGTCAACGGCCTGCAACGCATCAAACCGGGCGCAGTGGTTGTGCCGCAGCCGGAAGAAAAGCTCGCGGCGTCGAAGTAAGCATAGCCTCCGCATCGACCTGATGCCTCGTCCGTAAGCTGCGAACACTCGTCAGGTCCAATATCCTCCCGGCAGCAAAGGCCGCCGGGCAGGACTGTCATATCCATATCCACCGTTTGCCGGACGAAACATCGCTTTTGTCCGAGGGCGGAGTTGTTTCACGCCGGAGAGGGCTTTGAAATGAACATTTCCCGATTTTTTGTCGACCGCCCGGTGTTTGCCGGGGTGCTGTCGGTGCTGATCGTCGTCGCCGGGTTGATCGGCATGCGGTCGCTGCCGATTTCCGAATATCCCGATGTCGTGCCGCCGTCGATTGTCGTGCGGGCCACCTATCCCGGTGCCAATCCGAAGGTGATTGCCGAAACCGTGGCGACGCCGCTGGAAGAGCAGATCAACGGCGTCGAGGGCATGCTTTACATGTCGAGCCAGGCGACCTCGGACGGCGTGATGACGCTGACCGTCACCTTCAAGCTCGGCACTGACCCCGATCAGGCCCAGCAACTGGTGCAGAACCGGGTGTCCCAGGCCGAGCCGCGGATGCCGGAAGAGGTCAAGAGCCTCGGCGTGACCACGGTCAAAAGCTCTCCCGACCTGATGATG
This portion of the Allorhizobium ampelinum S4 genome encodes:
- a CDS encoding alpha/beta hydrolase fold domain-containing protein, giving the protein MSVQVKDMVLDKLAVGPVSARVYQGAEYGKGPPVVLFFHAGAFMASGVVDSSVAACLARTGAIVVVPDYNAPLGPVFPSPLEVGFSIFSYLANKRAGLGDRKSLLLLAGVEAGGNIAASVALKARDHFANELDGQILLSPLLDPFMGTASIREAEAIGMRERWAEGWSRYLSGGGCHPYAAPCLCSRLAGVAPALVLSAEDDPLRDESLAFAQSLKQAGVKTCSQILPSGKGWSSIYGSQQSHASTWEPELESQFEDFVKQISIR
- a CDS encoding efflux RND transporter periplasmic adaptor subunit, producing MSSRKQRWALMGAGLGLVVSISAVSVVLQLPMSAAATAASAAAPAPAVPVTVSKVSSRNFTHWELFSGRLEAVERVDVRPRVGGAIQSVHFREGALVKAGDLLFTIDPAPYQAAVDQAEGQFASAEAKVDLARIELDRGLKLSGNSTISQSDMDQRRNSFTQAQAAMGTARAQLQSAQLELDYTQVRAPVSGRVGKLEVTAGNLVASGSSSSVLTTLVSVDPIYASFNVSEQLVAKALSQLPQTGAALADIDRIPVEIGTLADDGTPIKGKLQLINNQVDAASGTIGVRAVFDNPGGRLIPGQFVRVRMGQPVPENKILVSERAIGTDQDKKFVFVVDGDNKVNYRQIQLGAVAEGQRVVESGLTAGDTIVVNGLQRIKPGAVVVPQPEEKLAASK